ACAAGAAAGCTATTAGATGCATCTTTGTGGGATACGATAACCAAAGAAAAGGGTGGAAATGTTGCGATCCAACAAGTAAAAGATGTTACAGTTCACGAAATGTAGTGTTCAATGAAGCATCTTCTTGTTGGAACCCAATTAAGGAGGTATTGTTAGACTCTAAAGACCTCAAAGACAAATTGCAACAAAAGATGAGAGAGCATACTGTTCAACTTCAATCAAGTTCAAATGAATCAGAAGATCCAAATGACAATGAACAAAGAGTGGCTCAGAGTCCTTGGCAAACCGGCATATATCAACAACCAAATGAAGAAGAGAGGCCTAGTGAAATGGAAGAATTAATTCAACAATCTCAACTCCGAAGGTCAATAAGAACACGAAGGCCAAATCCAAAATATGCCAACGCAGCCATAGTTGAAGAAGCACTAGAGCCCGAGACGTTTGAAGAAGCATCACAAAGTCCTGAGTGGGTGATAGCCATGAAAGAAGAGATTGTTGCACTGCAACAAAATCAAACTTGGGATCTCATACCAAAACCAAGAAATGTGAAACCCATTTCTTGCAAGTGGGGTTTCAAAATAAAGCATCGTCCAGATGGGTCAATCGAGAGGTACAAGGTACGATTGGTAGCTCGTGGCTTCTCTCAACAATAtggattagactatgatgaaacatttagtTCGATGGCGAAACTTACAACTGTACGAGTCCTACTTGCACTTGCAGCCAACAAAGATTGGAATCTATGACAGATAGATGTGAAGAATGCTTTTCTTCATGGAGAATTGGATCGAGATATTTATATGATCCAACCAATAGGTTTTAAGAGCCAACATTATCCTAAATATATGTGTAAGCTACGGAAAGTGCTATACCGATTGAAACAAGCACCCAATTCTTCAAATGAAGGAGAATTTATCAGTTCGAGTTCAAATGAAAGAACTTGGATAACTTAAGCATGTTCTTGGTTTAGAGATTGAACGCACACAAAATGGAATATTTCTTTGTCAACTAAAATATTCCAAAGATTTGTTGAAAAAGTTTGGAATGCTCGAATGCAAGCCGATCTCAACACCTATGGAACCAAATGTCAGAATGTGTGCACATGAAGCGAAAAGCTTAGAGGATGCAACTATGTATCAACAATTGGTAGGCAGTCTCATCTACTTAACCTTAACTCAACCTGATATTTCTTATGCAGTCAGTGTGATAAGTCAGTACATGCAAAATCCAAAGAAATCTCATTTGAAAGCAGCTCGACGAATACTAAGATATGCAAAGAGCACAATTGATTATGGTCTTTTGTACAAAAGAAATGAAGGCTGCAAGTTAGTTGGCTACTGCGATGCTGACTATGCAGGAGATTGTGACACCAGAAGATCAACAACTGGTTATGTATTCAAGCTTGGTTCTGGAACCCTCTCGTGCTGCAGCAAGAGACAACCAACTGTATCATTGCCAACCACTGAAGCTGAGTGTCGAGCGGCAGCAATGGCAGCTCAAGAGAGCACATGGTTAATACAACTGATGAATAATCTACATCAACTAGTAGATTATACAATTCCAGTATATTGTGACAATCAATCAACAATTCATTTAGCGGAAAATCCAGTCTTTCATACAAGAACTAAGCATGTTGAAGTGCATTATCATTTTATTAGAGAAAAAGTTCTACAAGGAGAAATTGAGATGAGACAAATCAGTACAGATGATCAAGTTGCGGATGTGTTCACAAAAAGCTTGAGTACCAACAAATTCAAGATGTTCCGTTATCAACTCAGCACAGTACAAAGGGTTGgtgttgagggggagtgttgaagATCAATATCAACCTGTTAGAGGATAAGAATAAAGACATGGATGAGAGTAATTTTCTCATTCAAATGATAAAATTTAACCGATAGAAATTAGAATGTATGGTTGGGAGTATTTCTCTCATCCAATAGATAGGGATAAAAAATTTTTGTAAATAGAATTTAGTTTTTTGATAACTATGTATCTTGCATGgtgagtactataaatactcACCTCTGCATTCATGTTTAATCATCCAAC
The genomic region above belongs to Zingiber officinale cultivar Zhangliang chromosome 11A, Zo_v1.1, whole genome shotgun sequence and contains:
- the LOC122032792 gene encoding secreted RxLR effector protein 161-like, with product MEPNVRMCAHEAKSLEDATMYQQLVGSLIYLTLTQPDISYAVSVISQYMQNPKKSHLKAARRILRYAKSTIDYGLLYKRNEGCKLVGYCDADYAGDCDTRRSTTGYVFKLGSGTLSCCSKRQPTVSLPTTEAECRAAAMAAQESTWLIQLMNNLHQLVDYTIPVYCDNQSTIHLAENPVFHTRTKHVEVHYHFIREKVLQGEIEMRQISTDDQVADVFTKSLSTNKFKMFRYQLSTVQRVGVEGEC